The genomic segment tgtttttttaaagtaaagtcAACATTGCTTTATCCTTTTGTGTGTTAACAGAAGTTAAAGAGTCTCAAAGGAAATAATCTGAAATAAATTTCACCCTGAATCTGACATTTTGAGCAGTTTAGTGTTTTTCCTGTGACAATCCTCAAAGTCAGTGTTCAGACACTGATTACTGTATAATGAGCAGAGCGCTACAGTAAAGATGGAACGTTCCCATACCAACTTCTGTTCTTTCATAGGCTTGGCAGTAAACGTCACATTTATGAGTTtactgaaaatagaaaaatttGCTGCTGGTATAATCTGGTTGTTCCATTCAAAAACATAAATAGTAAATTAAGTATAACATTTCTTATTTTGTCTTGTTAAATCCCTTAAAAATGCAAAAGCCAATGAAGAACTCCAATAACCGATTTTGTAAAAGTCAAATTAAGAACACATCTAAGTGAGGGGAGTGAAATTAACTTTGCAACTCATTTAggttttgagaaaaatgtaaatgagttgCAAATGAGTTAAATATTATCAATGGGAGAAGACGTATTCCACTTGACTTATTTGTgactaaggacacacacactttgagtaTTTGTCTGAATATTGTGGTAGTAGTACCAGAGggagatgctgctgctcagacCCCATTTGTCCACATTGGAAttcagcagagggagagaagccaCAAAGGTTGTTTGTATCCCAGCAagcggtggtggtggggtgAAGGGTTGTGGGTAAAGCCCACTGCTGAGGTTCCCAGCAGACTTGGCACGCCTTTTCAACTTCTCACCATTCTGTCTTTTCATTGTGCAGACGAACAAAATCTTGTGAAGTATCTTTAATTGTTCAATTATTACTAATATGTTCCTCTTGAGTTTTCCTGGAAAAATCTGGTGGCAGATTCGTCTCACATTGATGAACAATGCGACACGAGAAGTCTGGAAAATGTGCTCGTTAAACAGAATTTGCAgactttaaattatttatatctAATTGTTTCATCTACACCTGAATCTCATGTGGGTTTTAAACGTCAAGTTCTTTAGaaaaattttattttctttgttgcaaTGTAATATAGAAACAATCAGACTGACAATCTGCAatctattttttcatttacaacccttttcaaaaacaaaaatctcttACATTTGGTtccatttttttgaaaatattatgGGTTTTGGAAAGTTGAGATTGAAAGGCAGGTTGAGGACGTAACTTTGGAGCAATTGTGGATTGTTAGGTGAGGGTTTCTATAGGTTTAAAGTTAAAGGTTAAGACTTAAAAACCATGATGAATGAAATTTAAGACCTACATGAAGCAATATGGCAGCAGCTCTAACAGCTCATCACAAATAATGACAACTCCTGCCTTTTCATTCCCCACAggcctctcctctccctggaGTTCACACCAATGGTCATTTTCAAGTGTCTAGGACCTCGCACTGGGTTTTCAGAGGTGGGCCCTCAATTAGCGAGCCACGCGCCTTTGGAAGAAAGAGGAACTCCACGAGGAGTGCTTTAAGACTGGCCTCTGTTCACACTACTCTGACCCCGTCACCTCAGGGTCACAGGCCACAATACGCTCCCATCTGGAGCTGTGTTATCAGCTCTGTGACGAAGGGGACGGACGCCAGCCCACTGCATTCAGGCCGAGCTGTGTGCTGCTACGCTGGAGGCCTGAGAACTGCAGAGCCGCTCAATGAACACAGACTCCTCTCTGAACATCCGCCCATGCTTTATGAATTCAACTTCGCCCTTTGATCGGCTCTGATAATGTGGATCGGTCTTTTTAATTGAGCAGGAAACCGAAGGGAGGAGGGTTGCACGACATATTGCGCACCAGGGGAGCTGCGGGTGCAACTATAATCCAGTATTTTCGGCCAGTGAGCAGCACTAATGTGGATCTGTTTCAGGCTAAATGCCTTGCTTAGTGGCGTGTTGCTTAGAGAGAACACGCAGGTTGATGCATTCTGCAtagacacacgcacatgcaaaAATATAATGCTGAAAATGCTGGTTACACGTTGGCAAGTGTAATGTTGATAATAAATTTACATCTAGTGCTTGAAAAGGACCTTTACTCAATAGATGAGTATCTCCATTTGCTTCTGCTACTTTATGTTGTCAGTTTGTTGAAAATATCATTTCATTATCTGAAACAAATGATCTATCATCTTTTGCAACAGGTTAAAATAAGATAAGGATTTCTTTCACAATAGACTCAGCAACATATAAAGTCTTAGCTTCaccttcatcagctgtgacatTAAAAGcaatatacacacatttatgcaTCAATACTAAATTCCAGTAAAATAATATGCATTGCAGTCCAAATATTAGGTTGTTCTGAGACGGCTTTTACTTTGGGTACTTTTAATTTTATCTTGGTGTACACATTGTTCTAGTTTGCAGgacttttatttacttttactcttaACTGTACTTCTACTAATTCTACTAATAAATCTTCCACTGCTGCACTAAACATGCAGAATTTCTGACTTAATGATACAGTTGGGTGTTAATCTGTTGAATAATGAGCATAACCGGATTTTTCAGTGGCTTGTTTAgtctgatttcaaaataaactagCAAAATATTCCATTTACAGTCATGAAACAGATAAAAGCAGTTATAGACGTTGACAGTGCAGAGGTCTTCAAGTATTTTTAGTCACCTAATAAAAGAAGCACAGTTGGCTGACAATCAAACACCATATTGTAAACTAAAGGTAACGTTTTTTCAATGTGTCtacaatgattttaaaaaggtttcatACTATATAATGAAATGTAAAGCTGTCTGAAATATGCCACAGTCAATTGTATTTGTTGAGTCTCAGCCTGTGTGATGTAATCTATCATACAGCTTCACTTTCCTCATCTAtaaaatgcaaatcaaaactaTTCACGGCACAATGATGCCACCTGGTGGTAGAGTAGCCGCAACTGTAGTCTAAAGTGTATCACATGAAAAGTTACTACACAAAGTGTCTTTCAGACAGAAACACGTGTCAACTGTCAATAAACACTGTTGGTTTGAAACTGATAaaagaataatataaaatgaACTGTTGTTTACCTCAGGAAAGatactgaaaaatataaagacaatGGAAAATCATGAACTTTGATTGATTGTATCATCTTTTATCAGGAAGTTTGATATGCTAGCTACCTGCTCCAGCTAACTTCTACAGCTAACTCACCTGCTACAGCTAACTCACCTGCTACAGCTAACTCACCTTCTACAGCTAACTCACCTGCTACAGCTAACTCACCTGCTACAGCTAACTCACCTTCTACAGCTAACTCACCTTCTACAGCTAACTCGCCTGCTATAGCTAACTCACCTGCTATAGCTAACTCACCTTAATGACGTCAACACacgaacatgttttttttaactcggTTTTCTTCCTCgtccctgatgatgtcacacatcTTCACCTTTCATTTTAACTAAAtgagcatgaaaacacacatttacaaacgCTTGTCCACTTACTTCCTGTTTGCCTCCGGTTACCTCCATTTTTTCCGACGCACTGACGAAACCGTGACGTAAAACTCGAGTGGACAGGTGTAGGCGCAGGTGCACGTGATCACACTGGTCACATGACCTTCATCGTGCGTCGtcgcagattttttttttttctgttcaattGAAACCcaaacttttctttgttttttctgttttagagTGAAATGCAATATAAAGTGGACTTTAGAGGAAAATTACTGATTCATTGATGCAGTTCCTTCCTGGGAGAAAACCAGGGTCTACTTCATCTATCAATGGATTTCATGCATTAAATAATCATCACACtcatgtttttaaaggttttaatcacagtattcagttttctctcatCTGTTCCTCCCTCTTGAAATCACTTGTGGAATCTTCATCCAAGTGAtcccaaaaaaaatgtttttaccacCCGTCCTGTAAACACATGAAGACAATCACCAAACATCAGCATCAGCTTTTACCTCCTCCGTGTCCTAAGGACACATGAAATGACGCCCACACGGTGCTGAGGGTAAAATAAGAGAACGATTTATTCTTTGCTCTGTTCTACAAAACTTTATTACAACATAAAGCTGACGAACAAAACTGTGTCTGCTGGAAGTCAGAGGTTTCAATACACCGACAGCAATCACAGGAGTGACAGCTAATAATATATGTAcagtaattatttcattttttgttaaCGTTGGCTTTGTGCTTTGGAGttatagatttaaaaaagcagGTACACGTCTCTACTCTCACatcacactgaaaacaaacatatctGTTGGATATAAAGGTTTGAAGACATTAGCACcatttaataaaaaggttctTGACGTCACAAAAACCAGATAGAGAGCAGTTATTAATGTAGATTTGGAGCTGGTATAGGAAATCAAGACTTTGcacatttactttatttctttCAAGTGGAAAGGACTCATCAGGTCAtcactttaaattatttttaaatgtctgacAGTCACAAcgcttcttttattttaaatgcatttttcaagGTAATCAAAATAGGAATGTTTTTAAGTTAGCACATCTAAAAAGTCGTCTGTGGCCCATTTTCCTTCGCTTTTGTGGTTCATTGTGAGCGTTCATTGGTAAAAGCACCCAGATCTTTTgtcatgttacagcagcagagtttaacaaaacaagacaagaaaagaacGACTGACTTTTAAAACTTGATGTCCCAGTACTGTGGCGTCTCTTTAGTGGCTTCAAAACCGTCTTCGATCGCTGCAAAGTTGCTGTTGGTCGGTGACATCGCTTCAGGATCCTGTGTTGGACCTCCACcctctaaaaataaataaatcatattttctttctgcttgATGCTTTCATTCCATACAAAACAAAtctattttgtttaatttttacATATTTGGCCCTGGTTCCATATAGGACTGAATTTGTGTCTTATCTAATTCTGTTCAATACGGACTGTAGATCCACATACCAGTAACTTTATGTCAAACATTGTGTTCAAGTTTTATAGTAAATACAGATTGTTAATCTTTGTTCAGGGTTAAACTCTTATCTTACCAGGGATGCACATGATCTGTGGTCTCTCCCACAGGCCTCCGGACAGACACCTGATCACAGGATTGAGTCTCTGCTGGAAACCCCCGACACAGTGATAACGCACAACTGCATTTGTTTCATATCTCTGTCGAGCTTTTCCAAATATGGAGGTGTTTCGGACCTTTGGTGGTGGACCACACGaggctgaagaaagaaaaaaacaatacatagATCTTCTTTCCCACAAACTTTGCCTCCTTGCGTTGTTCAACTGTTATAAATTACTGCTGTATGGTGACGGTTTACTCACTGGTGCCCTTCTTGCAAGTGTAGGACAGGTGATAGTTGCAGGGCACGTCACTCCAGCGTCCGTCATCGTGCCACACCATCACCACACAGTCTTCTCCTGAGAGGAAGTAACTGTCCGGCTGACCTCTGTACCAGTTCTCATACAACTGTAAACATAGTGGGAAAACAAGATATGTCCATAGATTATATCACAAAGAACTATGCAATTGTTAGGTTAGATAGTGATGGAGATTTTGTTATTATCGACGAAACTGCTTCATCTAAGCAGCCTGTAGCTGTATGTTTGCTTATACTGTTTTCTAATAATACTGACCAGAGGGTTGCCATCAGACCAGCGGAAATCATCCTCGATGGTCTTATCGTTCAGACCGGTCCACTGGTACTCCTTGTAGTTGCCTGGGGAACAagacaaaaagatgaaatataaaACTCACAAAACGAtatcatttgtttgtgtatagAGACAGATTGTCTCAGTGAACCTACTGTTGATGTAATTCTGCTCCTCGGGGGTCATGATGGACACCAGGTGAGCCCCCAGCATGCGACAGTGCTGCTCCGCCACCTCCCAGCTCAGACGCTGGCTGAAGTGTCGGTAGCAGAAACCATGAAACTTGTCCCAGCCTGGTTCACATTGCTCCAGGtctgaaagagacacagaggaggagagcggtTGATGAAGAGTCTTGAGAAATGACTGGAGACGTGTGAATGAAACTGAATGTAGGCTGGTTCAGATGAGTAAAGGAACCTCTTGATCACAAATGCTTGTTTGTGggaatttaaaacaaacttaatGCAGATCTCCATCTTAAAAAAAACTCGACAGAAGAGATTTTCAGAGAGAGCTCACCAGTCTGACAGAGGTTTCCTCCATACGTTGGCAAACAGAGACATTTAATCTGCCCGTCTCTGTCCGTACAGGTGCCTCCGTTGAGACAGGGGTCGTCTTCACACGCATCTGAAACACAAGGTCCGGTTATTAGCAGATTGTTTTGATGCTTTAACTGCAAGAGAGCACACAACATAGAAACAAGTCTAGCATTTTTCTGTGAATAatgcatataaaataaaatatttgcatgtaTAAGCAAAAGATTTGGTGGATTTGAAAGAGTGATAAATACTAAATAGCAATTGAGGCAAATCTTAAGAATTAGTCGTTTTATTATTAGTCGTTTCAAAAATCTGGAAATCACGTATCAAAGGTATCGTGCATACTTCTGTGCtaattgtaataaataaaaaaataaacgtCAAAGccttaagttaaaaaaaaattccaacaTGAGCCAAAGGAGGGCAGCAGAGGACAAACATCATGATGTCTAACTCATCacgtctttctctctttctttcctattcatcattttctcactaacagagtaaaaaaaaaacacacaaatcttttttcttccttATAACCAGTTTCCATACTGCACATGTCTTCAGTTTAATTGTCTGTGGTTTAGAACAACAAACTGTAGTTCACACCTGcacattacacaaaaaataacattttgtttattaggtttgacatgcaaacacattatACCAGAAAAAACCCCAACTAAGTGCCTTTTTGACCATGTTGACAAActaaaaaactaatttctctTAATCTTGACTGAATGCGTTGTCATCACAAGGTTTCCTGATTTATTTGAGTCTTGAGGGAAAAGAGGGAGTTAGGAGTTGCAGTAAAACTTTGCTGTTGAAGGCTAAAATGGTGGCATGTGTGTCCCAactgaaattaaacattttacaagTGGATTTGGTTTGTGTCCCTTGACACCCTATAAACAGGAACTCTGTGGTGTCTGTCATTATACCGAGCACACATTTGATGCTATTCAGACAGCTCTCTTTAAGTTACTGTGTGTATGACAGGTTGTTACACAAGTCTAATGAGAATCACAGGCTGTAAAGTAAATTGTTGTTCCGTTTTGCCGAAAAATACACAACTGGAGCAACAAGAATCTTTAAGATTCCTTTCAAGTCACCACTGAAGCCTCATTTTTGcaaagttgttgttttgtcaAGTTTGCACAATAACAGAGACCTTGGTTTAATTCTCACCCTTCACATGACAATACAGTAACTGTTGTTGATGCTGTGAGGTCAGTAATGTGGAAGAGCAGTGACCTTTCTCAGCTGTTATAAGCTGCAGAATCTCTGGTCGTTATAACTATGAACAGTCcagttttttaactttttaaactgCTCGCCAAAGATGATGAAACTgagatttaatgtaaaaaaactggATAATTCTCTGAATGCTCTGATCGTTACTGTACTCATTCATTAAGGCAAACTTTGTGGATGCCTGAGAATGTCTTCGACAGAAAGTGTGCTTCAAAAATGCACAGATGTGAGGGAATGCTTTTCCCTCACACCTTTTACCATCCCCACGAATAgtaatatacttatatatagttatataacagtataaaaaaaactgtacctGCAACCATGGATTAATTGGAGCTTTTTAGTACGTGTAAATGTGAGTTTAGGAAGAATTATCAGATAAATCTGACATCACCTCCATGATGAATACAGTGAAATGTTCTGTCCTCCATTCAATGAAAACACTTCTGCAGAGCTTCTTGTtacatcagctgctgtttcccACAATTCCCTTTTAATTATACTGGCCAATTGTCACCACAAATATGGCTGACTGGAATGACTCTTGGTTTTGTGAAGACAGGATTTCCAGTAAAGACACGTCTGCTTGGTGTTACAGTAATCTTCAAATGATCTGAACGTACCTGTGCACATGCACGACGTGCACagtaatgtatttgtatcacttttaattttaatttaaagttaagTTCTGTTATGAAGCAAGAAAGTGTCTAATTAAGATTTTTgagactgaagaaaaacaatttgaaagATTTCAACTGATGGCGAGAGGAGAAACAATCATCACTTGGTTAACTTTATCATTATTACAcctaaaaatacacaacactgtACAAATCATGAATgattatgattaaaaaatagaacATGACACGACTATGAAACATTAAATGCTACAACAAATCAACACTGAACAATAATTGTGCTTATGAACATTcaacataataataaactgtGCTTTAGTCTAAAATAGTACAAGAATTCTAAATCTGAGGAATAACAACAGTTGATGACCCGACAGTTATGgattaaacataaaacattagTGCGGTTGCACAGGTCAGTGTCATTACATTCAACGTAAATGCTGTAACAGAGAAAGATCAAGTCCCTTTGTCATGTTTCTTCCAGATTACTGCAAACGTGGTGAGTATTGACAACAGGAGGAAAAAGATTGTGAAGAGTATAATTAGCATTTTGTTGAGAGGTTAAttttaagaaaaagaaatccatgGATCAAGGTTCTGTGAAAGGTTTACCTTAGCTTTTAACATCGCTAAAACATTAATTCCAGCACACCAGTACTTCACAGAAGTCAATCTTTGGATGAGGAGGGAAACATCATGCATAACGAGACTGGACTTTTGACCAATGCCAAATGGGAGCTGTCCCAAAAGGGGAGTAGGAATCAGGAGGATAGATATGAGAATCAGGAGGAATCAGAGGGGTGAGTGGGCTTTCTGAGACAAATGAAGCAAACGTGGGAAGTCATTTGAAAAAGGAGGGGAGGTGTTTTACAGAAAATGGAGCAAAGGTAGTTTGGGGCAGAAGACAGATCAGGGATTTTAGTGCATCACTGCGTCGAGTAGAAAGAGGAGGACAGTTAGGCTGATGAAAGTGGCTTTAACATTACCTGAAGATTTCCCTGTACCGCCCACAGCTGCCCTCTCATTGGGCAAGATAAGCAGGGTGGGCGGCTGGGTGAGACTAAACTCACCATCCACCAGACCCTGATCCACTGGTGGTATGAGGTGCGTCACCTTCTGGGGCTCTGTCGTCTTGTGGAAAACTCTCTGTGTTGTGGTGGTCGGGCTCCAGGTGCGTCTAGACCAGTGTGTGGTGGTCTTGATGGTGGCGGTGGTCGTGGCTCTGGTGGCCCTGGTGGCCCTGGTCGGCTTTGTACTCGAGGAGGAATCTGGAGCTGCTGgggaggtggtgggggaggtCTTCCTGCTGTACTCAAGACCGTTGAGGGATTCTTGGGGTCCAGTTGTGGTTGTCAGCAGAGCCCAGTCAGACGTTAGAGAATCGAGAGGAAAGACGGTGAAGTCCTCAATGGTAGGAGCCAAGTTAGCTTCTTCTTCTAAGGTTGAAGCAATGTCAGCTTCTTCTTCATGGGCTAAGGTAACAATATCTTCTTCTAATGGTGTGGAAACATTAGCTTCTCCTTCAAGGGTTGGGGCTACGTTAACTTCCTCATGGGTTGGGCCAACGTCAGTCTCATCAATGGTTGGGTCAACATTAGCTTCTTCAAGTGTTTGGGCAATGTTAGCTTCTTCTTCAAGTGTTGGGGcaacatcagcatcatcaaTGGTTGGGTCAACATTAGCTTCTTCAAGCGTTTGGGCAATGTTAGCTTCTTCTTCAAGTGTTGGGGCAACATTTGTTTCATCCTCGTGTGTTGGGGTAACAGTAACTTCCAGTGAAAAGGAAACTTCATCTTCAAATGTTGGTGCAACTTTGACTTCATCTTTAAGAACTGGAGTACCTGTCACGTCTTCAACGGTTGGGGAAACTTTATCTTCCTGTTCAAGTGAAAAGGAATCTTTAGCTTCATCTACAATGGTTGGGGAAACATTAGCTTCATCTTTAATAGTGGGAGTAACAGTGAAGGAAACATCAGCCTTGTCTTCAACGTTTGAGGAAACTTTGATTTCCTCTTCAAGGGTTGGGGCAAATTTAATGTCTTCCACCATGACTGCAGTAACTGCACCTGGCTCCTGTCCACTTGCCTCTTCATAAGTGATGGTTTTAGGGTCCCAATACACTTTGTACCCTGATGTCCTATACTCTTCTGTGGTGGAATCAGTGGGCATCTGAGAAGTGTCTGGCCCTGCTGAAGACTCTGTGGTTGCCAGACTTGCTCCAGAAACAAGGATTTCTTGAGCCCTTGTTGGGTGCAGCGTTTTCTCCTCACTTTCTATTGTGACTGCGTCTTCAGATTCTAAGCTTGTACTTCCCTCCTGTTTTGAAATGGAAGACTCCCATAACTGTGCTACTGTGGAGAGGACACTGAAGCCAAATTTATCAGTATTTGGTGACCCAGATGAAGACGTTGGATTTGGAAGTGCAGTCCGCGGTTCAGCAGGAGTGCTGCTAGGTGAAGCAGAAGGTGACGGGTGAGTGGTTACACCAGAAGTGGAAGAATCTGATGTGGTGATGGAAGTGACGGCTCCAATGTCAAGGTCACTCTctggagaaaaacaagacaaaacatttttggagcTTTAAGTATGTATCTATTAGCAAACTGATGTTTCTAGCAGCATTGCTCTATAGATTACAGTGTcagtaaatcaaacaaacactattCATCCAAAACTAATATATTCCCATCACCCTCAGCTGTATTTTGTTTAGTGCTGATTAACAAACATGCTCACACTATAAACTTAAAGTGGTAAACCTGGTAAACATACCTGCTTAACATTAACATATAGTATTGTCATTGTGTATATGTAAGGTACTGCAAGAGTACATCCTCTAAGAGCTGCTATCATGACCGTGGACTCTTAGTTTTGCTTATATCATAATTGTATTAAATCATACCTTGAGAAATATCTCCAGATCCATCAAGAGGGGGCCACAGTGAAGTTGAAGCTTTGGTAGTTAGAagttctccttcttcttttggCGACTGAGTCGAGAGAAACCTCTGCTCAGGCCGTGCTACTGCTGCCTCCTCCAGGCGAGGCTGGAGGATGTTGTCAGAGGTTTCTGGTGTCGCTTCCAGGATATTCTCCTCCTGAGTATGGTTTCTGTCTGCTTCACTGTAATTGGCTTGTGATCTGATTAAATCCAAATGTGTCTCTTGTACTTCTTGGGAATCCTTCGTtctctcagacatttgtgtttgctcttCGGGGTTTGTGTCTGGTACCGTTTGGTTGTGAGTGGGAGGCTCGTATGATAGTTCAGGAAACCCTGTGGTGTTTTCAGGTTCAAAATGGTGAACGGTGAAGTTCAAGCTCTGGTGGGAAGCTGTGTCATTGTGAACACTGGGCATCAGTGATGTATTTTGTGGAACATTGTAGGTTTCTGTGCTGCTGATTGTGCTGTTCATCAGAGGTTGCTGGGAGTGGGAGGTCATTTCCGTAGCAGATGACATTTCATCAAATGGCTGAGGGAGGTCCACATATGTGGTGTTGAGGGGAGACGCTGTTGTGTCTGATATAACGGTTGGATGCGTGTCCACCAGGTTTTCCTCAGTGGAGAGACGTGAGACAAAGGGAAAAGATTCAACTACACTAAGCGCCTCTCGCTCCACTTCCTCTACATGTTGGTTCAGGTGCAGCTCTTGATCTGTTCGCGTAAGAATAACAACATCTTGTCCGATGTCTTCAGACTCTGTGGCCATGTAGTCGAAAGGAGAGTCAGTGGGAGCATTTCTGTTGTCTGTAGAAGACAGTTAagtaattagaaataaaatacaagagGTAATGTACGACAGCAACAATTTCTTATTAACGCAACTGTCCAAATGAGTAGGAATTAACAGTAGTGAAAAGTTTGCATTCATATCAAAGCATGcaatttaattctattttatgCACATTCATTTTTGAGTAACAAAACACTCACCTCTCACACAATAAACGTCGTGAAGGTTTGACGGCTCTGGGAAACCAGTTTGGTTGCTGAAGCGGTAGAGGGTTTTGACGCCTGCCTGAGGCCCCCCACAGCGCTCTCTGGGGGTTATGATTGGGTAGCGCACACTGCCGTCAGACAGCCAACCAGGGCTGCAACGGTCCAGACCTTCACTCCATGCCAAGTACAGCTGTGCAG from the Paralichthys olivaceus isolate ysfri-2021 chromosome 20, ASM2471397v2, whole genome shotgun sequence genome contains:
- the LOC109638784 gene encoding brevican core protein-like, producing MLLRRIRHVLPLLCVVCRLSMAFPTQTPSAYDDVQSLQVNIPHSGPVFAPLGSSISIPCSVSLSSTPTSSSFAPVVPRVKWTVVSGGVETQILVARGERVKINEAYRDRAALLNYTSFPDDLSLWLGDLRSSDSGHYRCEVQFGLEDTSDLVQLKVKGVVFHYRDALGRYAFSFHQAQKACEAIGAEMATADQLLAAYSDGYEQCDAGWLADQSVRYPIQVPREGCYGDMDGQPGVRNYGTMDPDELFDVYCYVEQINGEVFHDSVPQLLSFAEARSYCRAAGAELATTAQLYLAWSEGLDRCSPGWLSDGSVRYPIITPRERCGGPQAGVKTLYRFSNQTGFPEPSNLHDVYCVRDNRNAPTDSPFDYMATESEDIGQDVVILTRTDQELHLNQHVEEVEREALSVVESFPFVSRLSTEENLVDTHPTVISDTTASPLNTTYVDLPQPFDEMSSATEMTSHSQQPLMNSTISSTETYNVPQNTSLMPSVHNDTASHQSLNFTVHHFEPENTTGFPELSYEPPTHNQTVPDTNPEEQTQMSERTKDSQEVQETHLDLIRSQANYSEADRNHTQEENILEATPETSDNILQPRLEEAAVARPEQRFLSTQSPKEEGELLTTKASTSLWPPLDGSGDISQESDLDIGAVTSITTSDSSTSGVTTHPSPSASPSSTPAEPRTALPNPTSSSGSPNTDKFGFSVLSTVAQLWESSISKQEGSTSLESEDAVTIESEEKTLHPTRAQEILVSGASLATTESSAGPDTSQMPTDSTTEEYRTSGYKVYWDPKTITYEEASGQEPGAVTAVMVEDIKFAPTLEEEIKVSSNVEDKADVSFTVTPTIKDEANVSPTIVDEAKDSFSLEQEDKVSPTVEDVTGTPVLKDEVKVAPTFEDEVSFSLEVTVTPTHEDETNVAPTLEEEANIAQTLEEANVDPTIDDADVAPTLEEEANIAQTLEEANVDPTIDETDVGPTHEEVNVAPTLEGEANVSTPLEEDIVTLAHEEEADIASTLEEEANLAPTIEDFTVFPLDSLTSDWALLTTTTGPQESLNGLEYSRKTSPTTSPAAPDSSSSTKPTRATRATRATTTATIKTTTHWSRRTWSPTTTTQRVFHKTTEPQKVTHLIPPVDQGLVDGEFSLTQPPTLLILPNERAAVGGTGKSSDACEDDPCLNGGTCTDRDGQIKCLCLPTYGGNLCQTDLEQCEPGWDKFHGFCYRHFSQRLSWEVAEQHCRMLGAHLVSIMTPEEQNYINSNYKEYQWTGLNDKTIEDDFRWSDGNPLLYENWYRGQPDSYFLSGEDCVVMVWHDDGRWSDVPCNYHLSYTCKKGTTSCGPPPKVRNTSIFGKARQRYETNAVVRYHCVGGFQQRLNPVIRCLSGGLWERPQIMCIPEGGGPTQDPEAMSPTNSNFAAIEDGFEATKETPQYWDIKF